The DNA segment TGCACTTGTTGTGATGGTGTATGGCGGGATTCAAATTGTTTCACTAACGATGACGCAACAAACGGTTTCCCTTGGTATACCCATGGGCTATGTGTATCTATCACTACCAGTCTCTGGAGTGCTCATTACATGGTTCACGTTAGTAGAACTTATAACCGGTTCTAACGGTGCAAGACATGAGAGTATCGAAGAAGATTTGTCCATTCACTAACAATACATATTAGATAAGGATGATCAACATGGCTCTTCTAGCAGGCATTAGTCTAGTGGTTGTGTTTATACTACTACTTCTTATTGGTGTTCCCATTGCGATTAGTATTGCAGGGGCATCCATTGTCACGATGTTTTTGATTGCACCATTTGATGTGGCTATCTTCACATCAGCACAAAAACTAGTGACTGGAATTGATAGTTTTACATTACTTGCGGTTCCGTTCTTTTTGCTCACTGGTATTATCATGAACCAGGGCGGAATTGCCCTTCGGTTGGTTAACGTTGCAAAGCTACTTACTGGTAAACTTCCAGGTTCGCTTGCTCAAACAAATATTGTCGGTAATATGCTGTTTGGCTCCATTGCTGGTTCATCTGTTGCCTCAGCCGCTGCAATTGGAAAGGTCATGAATCCCTTACAAGCGAAAGAAGGATATGATCGCAAATTCTCAGCTGCAGTAAATATTGCTTCTGCTCCTGTGGGATTAATCATACCCCCTACCGGTTTATTTATTATCTATTCTTTAGTCAGCGGAGGCACATCTATTGCAGCCCTATTCCTAGCTGGATATCTACCAGGCATACTATGGGGCCTTGCTATCATGCTCGTCGCCTTTATTATCGCCAAGAAAAAAGGCTACATCGCTTCAGCAGCAACAAAAGTTGATTCTCCGTTAAAAGTCATTTGGGATGCGATTCCAAGTTTGTTTCTGATCTTCATTATCATTGGAGGTATCATTGCGGGGATTTTCACAGCGACTGAAGCCTCGGCTATCTCCATTGTTTACTCACTCATTCTTTCTTTTATCTATAAAGGAATTACGATTAAACAATTACCAGGCATTTTTAGAGAAGCTGTTGAGCTTACGGTTGTCATTATGTTTTTGATCGGTACTTCTGCCATGTTGTCTCTTGTCATGGCTTTCACAGGCATTCCGGATGCATTAAGTTCATCTATTTTAACGTTAACTGAGAATCCAATTCTCATCTTGTTGTTAATCAATCTCATTCTATTACTGATTGGTACAGTGATGGACGTAACGCCAGCTATTTTAATTTTCACACCGATTTTCTTACCGGTTGTAACAGAATTCGGAATGGATCCAGTCCATTTTGGTGTCATTC comes from the Alkalihalobacillus sp. FSL W8-0930 genome and includes:
- a CDS encoding TRAP transporter large permease; this translates as MALLAGISLVVVFILLLLIGVPIAISIAGASIVTMFLIAPFDVAIFTSAQKLVTGIDSFTLLAVPFFLLTGIIMNQGGIALRLVNVAKLLTGKLPGSLAQTNIVGNMLFGSIAGSSVASAAAIGKVMNPLQAKEGYDRKFSAAVNIASAPVGLIIPPTGLFIIYSLVSGGTSIAALFLAGYLPGILWGLAIMLVAFIIAKKKGYIASAATKVDSPLKVIWDAIPSLFLIFIIIGGIIAGIFTATEASAISIVYSLILSFIYKGITIKQLPGIFREAVELTVVIMFLIGTSAMLSLVMAFTGIPDALSSSILTLTENPILILLLINLILLLIGTVMDVTPAILIFTPIFLPVVTEFGMDPVHFGVILIFNLCIGNITPPSGSALFVGSTVGRVKIEEVVRPLVPFYIAVICVLMIVTMIPAISTWLPELFGLM